The genome window GTCCAGGAATTAAACGTTTTGGCTAAAGGACTTGGCAATATCAGTGCAAAAGTCAGCTCTGATGATAAAACGGCGACGATTGAGGCGACCGTAAAGATTTATAATAAGGAAAGCTTAAGAAGAATAATGGAAAGTTTAAAGAAAGTTCCAGATGTCTATAATGTAGTTAGGGCGAATAAATGAAAGTAGTATTGACAACAGTTAAAAGTGCTTCTGTGACCGTTGATGAGCAATTAATCAGTGAGATTGATCGTGGTTTTCTTTTGCTGATTGGAGCGGAAAAGGGCGATAGTGAGGCTGACGTAACTCGTTTGAGCGAAAAAATTAGCAAATTAAGAGTCTTTGAAGACTCAGACGGCAAGACAAATTTAAGCTTAGCCGATGTTAATGGCGAAATTTTAGCAGTTTCTCAGTTTACGTTAGCAGCTGATGTGCGCAAAGGAAACCGTCCAAGTTTTACACAGGCACTTGAATATCAAGAAGCGCAGATCTTGTATGAATTTTTCCTGAAAAAACTTCGCGATGCGGGTTTTAAAACTCTACCTGGAGTTTACGGGGCCAATATGGCTGTCAGTTCAATTAATGATGGTCCATTTACTTTGATTTTACGTAGTCAAAATGGAATTTTAACCTGAAAGGAGCAGTAATGGCGCAAATTGTTGAAATTAATGAAAAAGAAATTTTGGTGGGTGACGATAATGGAAAATTGATTTCGGTTGATCCATATTCGTTAGATTTTACCCCGGAAGTTGGTCAAACCGTTCAGATTTATCACGCCGATGACGGAAGAGTAAAGGTTGTTGCTGTTTCAAAGCCTAATGTTGAACCAACTTATCCCAAAAAGACTTATCAGGTCAATAAAACTATATATATTTTGTTGGCGTTGTTTTTTGGTGGTTTAGGGATTCATAAATTTTATGCGGGATTCATTGGTAAAGGAGTTTTGTACTTGGTTTTCTCTTGGACTTTTATTCCCGGGATCATCGCTTTTTGTACGTTCATTAAAGCAGCTATTACTCCACCAGATGATAACGGATTTTTGTATTTGAACGGAGATTCAGCGATTGTTAACTGATTTTACCCATTGCAGTTTGGCTTTTGCAGAAATGGTAAAAAAAATTAGTTAGATATTGTTAGACGCGGAGCTCGTAAAATGATAAAACGTTTGATCTTAAGAAACAAAAGAACTTAATTAATCGATAAATTTAAACTAAATAAAAAAGAGACCGAATCGGTCTCTTGAGGGGGCTTAAAGAAATTCTTTGGTGATTATCGCGTGACTAAAAATAGATTATTTAAAGTAGCTTTCTAAACCTAAGACCACGCGTGAAATAAATTGTTGGCGATAGCTATCCGATCTGATTTGAGCGAAATCTGAATCGCTATTAATATAGCCAATTTCCAGTAAAACTCCTGGATAATCGTTTTCTCGAATAACTTCAAAATTTCCGAAATTGGTATTGCGATTCGGAATTTTTAGGCCATTAAACTGACTTGCTAAAGTTTTTGCCAGTTTGAGGTCTTTTTTTTCGGAATAATAGTAAGTGGTAATGCCACTTGCCTCATTAGCTGATTTGGAAGAGTCGAGATGGAGACTGATAAATGCACTTGGCTGATTTTTATTAGTTATCTTGACTCGGTCCTCTAAAGAAACCCAGGAATCTTTATTTCGAATCATTACAACCTTGGTTCCTTTGGTCTGCAACTGATCCCTTAATTCTTTGGCATATAGAAGGGAGAAATT of Xylocopilactobacillus apicola contains these proteins:
- the dtd gene encoding D-aminoacyl-tRNA deacylase — encoded protein: MKVVLTTVKSASVTVDEQLISEIDRGFLLLIGAEKGDSEADVTRLSEKISKLRVFEDSDGKTNLSLADVNGEILAVSQFTLAADVRKGNRPSFTQALEYQEAQILYEFFLKKLRDAGFKTLPGVYGANMAVSSINDGPFTLILRSQNGILT
- a CDS encoding TM2 domain-containing protein; this translates as MAQIVEINEKEILVGDDNGKLISVDPYSLDFTPEVGQTVQIYHADDGRVKVVAVSKPNVEPTYPKKTYQVNKTIYILLALFFGGLGIHKFYAGFIGKGVLYLVFSWTFIPGIIAFCTFIKAAITPPDDNGFLYLNGDSAIVN